In Allocoleopsis franciscana PCC 7113, the genomic window AGACTTGCTCGTCACATCAATTTCTAGCGCTAAGTCTGGAGGAGGGTCTTGATTGAGATCGTATTCTAACTTGCCCCGAATTCTTGGCTCATTTTGGAAATAAAAACAGTTATCCGGTTCTACCCCAGCTTTCTTGATTTCCCGTTTCCAAGTTGTTGAACCTAAACTTTCGTAGTCTTGGTCTAAAACTTCTGCAATTTCTTTGATAGAATCCCCAATCACTTCTTTGTAATATTCATGTTCGGGTAAAGGGGTCATAATTTCTAACGTTCCATCATCATAGGCAACTCTAGCAGCACGGCTTTCGCCCAAATCAACTAATAAATTTTCAAATTGTTGCCAACTAATGTTATGTAAAACAACTCGGTCAGCGCGACGTTGAGTAAGCAACATAATTTTTCTAGAACAGGAAAGATAGCTAATTTTATTGTATCTATGACCATTGCCCAATTCTTTCAAACCCTAACTGGATTCCCCCCACGCCAATTCCAACGAGAAGCGATCGCACATCTCCTCAACCGCCAAGATGTCATCCTCCGCGCCCCCACTG contains:
- a CDS encoding Uma2 family endonuclease; amino-acid sequence: MLLTQRRADRVVLHNISWQQFENLLVDLGESRAARVAYDDGTLEIMTPLPEHEYYKEVIGDSIKEIAEVLDQDYESLGSTTWKREIKKAGVEPDNCFYFQNEPRIRGKLEYDLNQDPPPDLALEIDVTSKSLSRFSIYARLGVPEIWCYDSGELKIYQLQNEGYIEVETSSVFPTLRVQELPAIIEQYRPQGRRAIRRAVREWARE